The Curtobacterium poinsettiae genomic interval TATGCGACGAAGCTCTACCGGCGCGGGTGCTTGCAGAGCGTCTTGAGGCTTCGGGATACCGCCTCGAGTGGGCGCTCATGCTGATCCGACGGATGTTGTGGCGGCGCGCGCTTCTGACTGACATGTTCCGCCCGTTCGACTCGATGTCCGTCGTATGGCGTGCTGATGTCGAAGTCTGAGTGGCGGCGATCAGTGGAGGTCGGCGAGACGGTCGTCGTCGAGGGACAACCGCTCGTCATTCAACGGCGCAGCGGCGGTTGGGTGCAGCTCAGGGACGCTGCCGGGATGACGCCGCCGATGATGCGCGAAGCAGAGGTCGCCGCACTCATGTCGCGCGACGACGCGGCCCCGCCGATGGTCAGCGATCGTCTCGATGCGATCCACGACAACTTGTCCGAGGTTGCTAAGCGAAACTTTCAGAGCAAGAGGGATCTGCTGGCGTGGATCGAGACCGGCCGGCGCCCGGGCGATGCTGCCGACACCTCTATCGAACCGAGCTGGGATCCGGCGAAGTTCGACGAGAAGCGGCGGAAGCGCGCGATCGCTCAAGAGATCGCTCGACAGCGCGGCGTCGATGTGAAAAGTGCGCAGCGTTACATCTCACGCACCTTGAGCGACGCGACGCTCGGTGAGGACAATCTGCTGGACGGTCGCGTGTTCGCCAATCGCGGGCACCGCGTACATCCGCGGATGGAGCACTGGGTGGAGGAGTTCCTTACCGAGGGCGAGTTCGGCTCGTACCTCCCATCGGAGAGCAAGTACGTCCTGTTCGCCGCCTGGCTGCAGACGGAGCACGGCGAAACCGCCCCAAGTCAGAGCGTCTACGACCGCATCCAGAGCGACGTGTTCGCACGGAAACCGCACCTTCGGCTGAAACGTTGCAAGACCGCTGAGCTGCAGACGAAGTCCAAGAGCCCCAAACCTGCCCTGCAGCGACGACTGCCGAAGCGCGCCGGCGAGCTGTGGTTCATCGACAGCACGACTTCCAACGTCTATGTCTGGGACCCCTACGCGCCCGACCCGAAGGCTTCTACGTTCCGCCCGACGATGACGAAAACCATGGACGTTGCCTCCCGCCTCATCACCGGACGCGCCATCAGCAATAACGTCGGAGGCCTCGCTGCGAATCTTGCACTCGCGGACGCCTTCCGCAGCATGGTCCACGACCAAGGACCCGTGCTCGTTGACGGCAAACCCCACCCGCGAGCTCTTGCCGGAATCCCTCGTGCGATCACCCGGTTCCCGATCCCCCCGCGAAGGCTGCTCACCGACAACGGGACGGAGTTCCTCAACCGACTCGTTCTCGCGGCGCTGCACCGGCTCGGCATCGACGTGGAACCAGCGCGTGTCACGGACCCTCGAATGAAGGCTGCGCTCGAGCGGCATTTCGGCACAGACAAGACGAAGTTCGAGTCCAAGCAGCCGGGCTACGTGTCCGGGTCAGTTGACACCCGCGGGAGCGCCGCCGAGCGGGAAGCGTGCCTGACCTGGGAAGAGCTCTTCGACCGCGACGGCGAATGGACGGACCTCCACAACACATCCGTACACGGAGGCCTCCTCCCTCTCACCGGACGCCGAATCAGCCCCAACGCGCGGTGGATCGAACTCGCGGAAGAGTACGGATGCGTCCAGATCCCTGCCTGGCGGAACGAGTGGATCCGTTTCCTCGACAGTGACGTGCTCGCCATCAGTCCGTTCGGTGTGACGAGAAAGAAGTTCGTCTACTACGCCCCGATCCTTGAGACCCTCCTCGCTGTTCCCGGAGCGGCGCCAGGCGGGGTCGCCCGCATGTTCTACGATCCGTCGGACCTGCGTCGGATGTACTGCTTCGACCCCGATGGCAACGCTTGGGAAGTTCCTTGGGTTGGACTCGACGACGACACCGAGCCGTTCAGCGACTTCACGGTGGACCGTGCTCGCGCATACATCCAACCGGGCTCGTTCTCACCTCGAGAAGCGCAGAAGCGGCTCATCGAACTCGTGACCACATGGCGCCACCAGAACGCCCTCCTTGCTGTCCGACGAGCAGGCAGTACCCGAAACGAGGAGATGTACGCCGCTCAATTCGATCGGCTGCTTGCCGCTGATCACGGCACCGTCCGGTCGGAGCGCACCACCTCCCCCGGTGATGGCATCGAAGCGTTGCCCGACGCGGGAGCAGACTTGCCGGACTCCGTCCTGGAGTTCCTGACCGATGGCGCTGACGACTTCGACTCGGACCTCTTCGAGGAGTATGCGTGAGCAGCACGCTGCCCGAAGAGATCGTCGAACTGTTCGGCGATGACCCACACCCGGAGAGGAGCTGGCGACTGCTTGCACCGGTCGATCAGCACTTCGTCGAGCAGATCGCACTGCGCGCCGGTACCGACCCCGGCCGCATGACCCGAGTTGACTTCCTCCGCCTCGACGCTGACGCTCGACGCCGACGGGAACGCCGCATGCAGCAGTGGTACCAGTCATGGCCCTACATGCGGACCGGCCAATACCGCCTCGCCGAACGGCGCATCGCGGCCCTCCCCGAACCGAAACCGGGACGAGCACCCGACCTCCTCGCAGCTCCCTTCATCACCGGTGAGTCAGGCGTCGGAAAGACCTTCTTCCTGAAACACGTCGCGATGCGCGCCATAACCGAGTCCGCATGGAACCGCCGGCTTGATCTCGAAGACGGTCTCGTCGAGTCCGACCCCACGTACCGGTCAACCTGGCGACCGGTCATCTGGCACTCGCTGCAGGGCAACCCCACACCGAAGTCCCTCTTCCGAACGCTTTGCTCGAGTCTCGGCGTCCCCACCGGCGACGACCCGCATGCGTCCTTCACCATGGCCGCGCAGCGTCACGGGGTGCGGTGGATCTTCCTCGACGAGATGCAGATGGTCAACTACGACGGCCAATACGGGCGATACCTCCACGACGCGCTCAAAGCGCTCCAGAACCAGGGTTTCCGGCTCGTGATGGGCGGCCACAACATGCGCAGCGTGTTCCGGCGGCAGAAGACCGCGGCGCAGAACGCCGCACGCATGCAATCAGAGGCGCGGTGGGCGTTCATCGACTTCTCACGGTACGAGCACCGGACGCCGCAACAGGTGAAGGAATGGCGAACGCTCCTGGGCCGGCTGGACGACCGACTGCGGCTCGAGGGTCACGAACCCGGGGAACGAGTCCTCAGCGAGCGGTTCGAGGAATATCTCTGGGTGTCCACGCTTGGATACGCCAACTCTCTTGCAACCCTCGTCACCGACGCCTGCATCGGGGCGATGCGAACCCCATCTCAGCGCATCACACGGGCGCTGCTCGATGACGGTGGCGTGGAAGACCGCGTAGCGCAGGGCCGACAAGAGCGAATACGGCTCTGGGAGTCGGGCCGGCTCTCGTGGTCCACCGACTGGCCGGCATGGGCAGTATGACCCGCGCACCCAACCAGCCCTACAAAATCGGCGCAGCCGACGTCCGTCCACTGGGAACTACGATCACCGTGTTCGAGCACGAATGGTTGCCGAGCCTCTTCCGCCGGATCGGGTACTTCTACGGTCAACCGGCCGTCGTCATCGCCCACTGGTGCGGCTTGTACGACCTCCCCCGCACGTTCCGGGACCGGCTGCCAAACGTGCTCCACCCCAAAGCCACCGCAGGCATCACGGGCGGACTCGACTGCGACCCGCAGCTACTCCAAACAACCGTGATGTCGCACCTCGCACCGGACCTCGTCGCGATACGCCCAGACGGGAAGCCCTCCCAATCACATAACTGGACTCGCGGCGGCGGGACAAGGTACTGCCCGGAGTGCCTCGCGGAACGACCCGGCGTCTTCTACACCTACTGGCGCACATGGTGGGCCTTCCTCTGCCTGAAGCACCACACACCCCTCCGCGACGACTGCCCCGCGTGCAGTAGCCCCATCATCGAAGCCAACATCATGGAGGTCGAGAGCCGTAACCCGAACCAGTGCCACGCAGCACTCCCCT includes:
- a CDS encoding AAA family ATPase, with amino-acid sequence MSSTLPEEIVELFGDDPHPERSWRLLAPVDQHFVEQIALRAGTDPGRMTRVDFLRLDADARRRRERRMQQWYQSWPYMRTGQYRLAERRIAALPEPKPGRAPDLLAAPFITGESGVGKTFFLKHVAMRAITESAWNRRLDLEDGLVESDPTYRSTWRPVIWHSLQGNPTPKSLFRTLCSSLGVPTGDDPHASFTMAAQRHGVRWIFLDEMQMVNYDGQYGRYLHDALKALQNQGFRLVMGGHNMRSVFRRQKTAAQNAARMQSEARWAFIDFSRYEHRTPQQVKEWRTLLGRLDDRLRLEGHEPGERVLSERFEEYLWVSTLGYANSLATLVTDACIGAMRTPSQRITRALLDDGGVEDRVAQGRQERIRLWESGRLSWSTDWPAWAV